One window of the Onychostoma macrolepis isolate SWU-2019 chromosome 21, ASM1243209v1, whole genome shotgun sequence genome contains the following:
- the LOC131528207 gene encoding uncharacterized protein LOC131528207 — protein MLQCFEFHQSHIHSLKSHPHRLSENNERKSESESEDTPLSCTPPQFLKAKNMYTYSRINKYTVRLSDKKRDPQSKHSERFIINAVEEQEHKHVCDRQSNLSEVQTAEEKDLWPVDDSEPSQSSIDSNSTTSSFNTGSTEAESTCSFCEDQTGSEDGSPGRNMLDTPPSSSGILLKDPMLGAFPAAWKKCFPFSPTLPKTPVLPLRPPLREADSLTLNPSLLISPSQGLSHSLHPEGREALQTLFEDVWVTPDSTVLKSPSLPGSFVNESIVMSAGSSSNLSFKSEEENISSEDETPKQLVPLKRARKVCSHRHTSRRGRVTTQPNPKKKCVNGFIMFCRINRKLYIRSYPGIPSTTVTKELANLWHILPKKERRLYCLKAWSFSCQQNRNVRAQKHEAEMKAERFVPSPLHVLLAYRDKYAAVK, from the exons ATGCTGCAGTGCTTTGAATTTCACCAGAGTCACATTCATAGTCTGAAGAGTCACCCTCACCGTCTATCCGAAAACAATGAGAGAA aaTCAGAGTCAGAAAGTGAAGACACTCCATTATCCTGCACACCACCACAGTTCCTAAAAGCCAAGAACATGTACACCTACAGTCGCATAAACAAGTATACAG TACGATTAAGTGACAAAAAGAGGGACCCACAGAGCAAACACTCTGAGAGATTTATCATAAATGCTGTGGAGGAGCAAGAACACAAGCATGTGTGTGACAGACAAAGCAATTTGTCAGAAGTCCAAACTGCGGAGGAAAAAGACCTGTGGCCTGTTGATGATAGTGAGCCATCACAAAGCTCTATAGACTCCAACTCCACAACTTCCTCTTTCAATACAG GGAGCACTGAGGCTGAATCTACCTGTAGTTTCTGTGAAGaccagacaggaagtgaagatGGAAGCCCAGGGAGAAATATGTTGGATACGCCTCCATCCAG CTCAGGAATTCTTCTGAAAGACCCCATGCTTGGAGCTTTTCCGGCTGCATGGAAAAAGTGTTTTCCTTTCAGCCCTACACTACCAAAAACACCAGTACTGCCTTTGCGTCCACCTCTTCGGGAAGCAGACAGCCTGACTCTCAACCCATCTCTGCTCATATCACCTTCTCAAGGCCTGAGCCATTCTCTCCATCCAGAAGGACGAGAGGCGCTACAAA CATTGTTCGAGGACGTGTGGGTCACCCCAGATTCTACCGTCTTAAAAAGTCCCAGTTTGCCAGGCAGCTTTGTAAATGAATCA ATTGTCATGAGTGCTGGAAGTAGCAGCAATCTGTCCTTCAAGAGTGAGGAAGAGAACATCAGCTCTGAAGATGAGACCCCAAAACAACTTGTTCCTCTGAAAAGAGCAAGAAAAGTGTGTTCACACAGGCACACTTCAAGAAGAGGACGTGTTACAACACAGCCAAACCCTAAGAAGAAATGTGTGAATGGCTTCATCATGTTCTGCCGAATTAACAGAAAATTATATATCAG GTCCTATCCTGGCATCCCGTCCACTACAGTCACCAAAGAGTTAGCCAATCTATGGCACATCTTGCCCAAGAAGGAGAGGCGTTTGTACTG CTTGAAAGCCTGGAGCTTCAGTTGCCAGCAGAACCGCAATGTACGTGCTCAAAAACACGAGGCAGAAATGAAGGCAGAACGCTTTGTGCCCAGTCCACTGCACGTGTTACTGGCCTATAGAGACAAGTATGCAGCTGTCAAATGA
- the LOC131528206 gene encoding uncharacterized protein LOC131528206 isoform X1, which translates to MAALFWDLDYATTPPQTPALHFRHTSPVSSPMQDNLDWPSSEQMEFTRLNPSRAKDKTEGEWHMVTATRSLLGRERRGQREGLQDQRRVSYNSLSRAHFLQPNRESSAFSPYANDFCLNGRDAKNIAESPRNSRKLHPLTQPGFYSPKIPRSKHCEAAQSTKTSLKGSSSTNNLKEFFALTLPLPRSKTAVLETSPLSSKPQKVKTFVVEKPPLMRAVVSQTSPTSNQPDKEHFSQLQPREDHLIKNQDCSLFSLQEPNRKPLRIDQPVWSQSQNLFTEEISTKDHLSINTLHLFPERQSRADQPVTLCPKLEKASHKRFTLSVEADIKPSQGDPDWSCQLQASPAKHDCSPKQRKTQYTQHRETSDVRNTEHNHVKSQVDTNSKNVFGQPRVIASLRAACSPRPVRKSTVVEELKKLIVMDDTEDSAKGDSSSPQHKEAGLRSSLQMSSSCASSSLFSQAHRSYPESPPLTPIHLHLQTRQTECGALPEQAESDLWDRDQHPDPELMPLPSATCDLDWNSLVQAAQEYETQRMATLLSEISPVSSRPDTPSNGSYKIHQSSAYCSGEDMDDVFIDFPDQLSHLEGMLRRLSSDLLKEKRDKVALLAEVLKLRISNQHLREESLCAVGQLHKISNILNTTPGEME; encoded by the exons ATGGCTGCATTGTTCTGGGACTTGGATTATGCTACAACTCCTCCACAGACACCAGCTCTACACTTCAGGCATACTAGCCCTGTGAG TTCACCCATGCAAGACAACTTAGACTGGCCTTCAAGTGAGCAAATGGAGTTCACAAGATTAAACCCCTCCAGAGCTAAAGACAAGACAG AAGGAGAATGGCATATGGTAACAGCCACTCGCTCATTGCTTGGCAGGGAAAGAAGAGGCCAGAGGGAGGGTTTGCAGGACCAGCGGAGAGTGTCTTACAACAGCTTGTCAAGA GCGCATTTTCTCCAGCCAAATAGAGAATCAAGTGCTTTTTCACCCTATGCTAATGACTTCTGCTTGAATGGTAGAGATGCCAAGAACATTGCTGAGTCCCCCAGGAACAGTCGTAAGCTGCACCCGCTGACACAGCCGGGCTTCTACAGTCCAAAAATCCCACGATCAAAACACTGTGAAGCTGCACAGTCCACAAAAACGTCTTTAAAAGGATCTTCTTCTACAAACAACTTGAAGGAGTTCTTTGCTCTCACGTTGCCTCTTCCGCGCTCCAAAACTGCTGTTCTCGAAACCAG CCCTTTGTCTTCCAAACCACAAAAAGTTAAAACGTTTGTGGTGGAAAAGCCTCCTTTGATGAGAGCTGTGGTTTCTCAAACTTCACCGACCTCAAATCAACCTGACAAAGAGCACTTCAGCCAACTCCAGCCAAGAGAGGACCATCTCATCAAGAACCAGGACTGCAGTTTGTTCAGTCTGCAGGAACCCAATAGGAAACCTCTCAGAATTGACCAACCTGTCTGGAGTCAGAGTCAGAATTTATTCACTGAGGAAATTTCTACCAAGGATCATCTTTCTATTAACACACTACATCTGTTTCCTGAACGCCAGTCTAGAGCAGACCAGCCTGTAACGCTTTGTCCAAAATTGGAAAAGGCAAGTCATAAGAGATTCACCTTGAGTGTTGAGGCTGATATTAAACCATCTCAGGGTGACCCTGACTGGTCATGTCAACTTCAAGCCAGCCCAGCTAAACATGACTGCAGCCCAAAACAAAGGAAGACACAGTACACACAACATAGAGAAACCAGTGATGTCAGAAACACTGAGCACAACCACGTAAAAAG TCAGGTGGATACGAACTCAAAGAATGTGTTTGGTCAGCCTCGGGTGATTGCATCACTGCGAGCAGCATGTTCCCCGCGGCCCGTTCGAAAGAGCACAGTGGTGGAGGAGTTGAAGAaactcattgtgatggatgacaCAGAGGACAGCGCTAAGGGTGATTCA TCATCACCTCAACATAAAGAGGCGGGGCTTCGCAGCAGTTTGCAAATGTCAAGTTCATGCGCAAGTTCATCGTTATTCAGTCAAGCTCACCGATCATACCCAGAGTCCCCCCCACTCACACCCATCCATCTCCACCTGCAAACACGTCAAACAG AATGCGGAGCATTGCCTGAGCAGGCTGAATCTGACCTATGGGACAGAGACCAACATCCCGATCCTGAACTCATGCCCCTGCCAAGCGCGACCTGTGACCTTGACTGGAATAGTTTAGTTCAAGCAGCCCAAGAATATGAGA CACAAAGGATGGCAACCCTTTTGTCAGAAATAAGTCCTGTATCAAGCAGGCCAGACACACCATCCAATGGAAGCTACAAGATCCACCAATCCAGTGCCTACTGCAGTGGAGAAGATATGGA TGACGTATTCATTGACTTTCCTGACCAACTCTCTCACCTGGAAGGGATGCTTAGGCGACTGAGTAGTGATCTGCTGAAG GAGAAGAGAGATAAGGTGGCTCTTCTGGCAGAGGTGTTGAAGCTTCGCATTAGCAACCAGCATCTGAGAGAAGAGTCCCTTTGTGCAGTTGGACAACTACACAAAATCagcaacattttaaacacaacacCTGGAGAGATGGAGTAA
- the LOC131528206 gene encoding signal-induced proliferation-associated 1-like protein 3 isoform X2, which translates to MVTATRSLLGRERRGQREGLQDQRRVSYNSLSRAHFLQPNRESSAFSPYANDFCLNGRDAKNIAESPRNSRKLHPLTQPGFYSPKIPRSKHCEAAQSTKTSLKGSSSTNNLKEFFALTLPLPRSKTAVLETSPLSSKPQKVKTFVVEKPPLMRAVVSQTSPTSNQPDKEHFSQLQPREDHLIKNQDCSLFSLQEPNRKPLRIDQPVWSQSQNLFTEEISTKDHLSINTLHLFPERQSRADQPVTLCPKLEKASHKRFTLSVEADIKPSQGDPDWSCQLQASPAKHDCSPKQRKTQYTQHRETSDVRNTEHNHVKSQVDTNSKNVFGQPRVIASLRAACSPRPVRKSTVVEELKKLIVMDDTEDSAKGDSSSPQHKEAGLRSSLQMSSSCASSSLFSQAHRSYPESPPLTPIHLHLQTRQTECGALPEQAESDLWDRDQHPDPELMPLPSATCDLDWNSLVQAAQEYETQRMATLLSEISPVSSRPDTPSNGSYKIHQSSAYCSGEDMDDVFIDFPDQLSHLEGMLRRLSSDLLKEKRDKVALLAEVLKLRISNQHLREESLCAVGQLHKISNILNTTPGEME; encoded by the exons ATGGTAACAGCCACTCGCTCATTGCTTGGCAGGGAAAGAAGAGGCCAGAGGGAGGGTTTGCAGGACCAGCGGAGAGTGTCTTACAACAGCTTGTCAAGA GCGCATTTTCTCCAGCCAAATAGAGAATCAAGTGCTTTTTCACCCTATGCTAATGACTTCTGCTTGAATGGTAGAGATGCCAAGAACATTGCTGAGTCCCCCAGGAACAGTCGTAAGCTGCACCCGCTGACACAGCCGGGCTTCTACAGTCCAAAAATCCCACGATCAAAACACTGTGAAGCTGCACAGTCCACAAAAACGTCTTTAAAAGGATCTTCTTCTACAAACAACTTGAAGGAGTTCTTTGCTCTCACGTTGCCTCTTCCGCGCTCCAAAACTGCTGTTCTCGAAACCAG CCCTTTGTCTTCCAAACCACAAAAAGTTAAAACGTTTGTGGTGGAAAAGCCTCCTTTGATGAGAGCTGTGGTTTCTCAAACTTCACCGACCTCAAATCAACCTGACAAAGAGCACTTCAGCCAACTCCAGCCAAGAGAGGACCATCTCATCAAGAACCAGGACTGCAGTTTGTTCAGTCTGCAGGAACCCAATAGGAAACCTCTCAGAATTGACCAACCTGTCTGGAGTCAGAGTCAGAATTTATTCACTGAGGAAATTTCTACCAAGGATCATCTTTCTATTAACACACTACATCTGTTTCCTGAACGCCAGTCTAGAGCAGACCAGCCTGTAACGCTTTGTCCAAAATTGGAAAAGGCAAGTCATAAGAGATTCACCTTGAGTGTTGAGGCTGATATTAAACCATCTCAGGGTGACCCTGACTGGTCATGTCAACTTCAAGCCAGCCCAGCTAAACATGACTGCAGCCCAAAACAAAGGAAGACACAGTACACACAACATAGAGAAACCAGTGATGTCAGAAACACTGAGCACAACCACGTAAAAAG TCAGGTGGATACGAACTCAAAGAATGTGTTTGGTCAGCCTCGGGTGATTGCATCACTGCGAGCAGCATGTTCCCCGCGGCCCGTTCGAAAGAGCACAGTGGTGGAGGAGTTGAAGAaactcattgtgatggatgacaCAGAGGACAGCGCTAAGGGTGATTCA TCATCACCTCAACATAAAGAGGCGGGGCTTCGCAGCAGTTTGCAAATGTCAAGTTCATGCGCAAGTTCATCGTTATTCAGTCAAGCTCACCGATCATACCCAGAGTCCCCCCCACTCACACCCATCCATCTCCACCTGCAAACACGTCAAACAG AATGCGGAGCATTGCCTGAGCAGGCTGAATCTGACCTATGGGACAGAGACCAACATCCCGATCCTGAACTCATGCCCCTGCCAAGCGCGACCTGTGACCTTGACTGGAATAGTTTAGTTCAAGCAGCCCAAGAATATGAGA CACAAAGGATGGCAACCCTTTTGTCAGAAATAAGTCCTGTATCAAGCAGGCCAGACACACCATCCAATGGAAGCTACAAGATCCACCAATCCAGTGCCTACTGCAGTGGAGAAGATATGGA TGACGTATTCATTGACTTTCCTGACCAACTCTCTCACCTGGAAGGGATGCTTAGGCGACTGAGTAGTGATCTGCTGAAG GAGAAGAGAGATAAGGTGGCTCTTCTGGCAGAGGTGTTGAAGCTTCGCATTAGCAACCAGCATCTGAGAGAAGAGTCCCTTTGTGCAGTTGGACAACTACACAAAATCagcaacattttaaacacaacacCTGGAGAGATGGAGTAA
- the itpkca gene encoding inositol-trisphosphate 3-kinase C, whose product MTKTPDTPAPCAGMGDIHPSHAEEPVEHLSRLARVAVPELVVTCEPCATECGPCSGSPHPDEESICSDSGLSGSPASSLALRKLSNSSSTGLSPASSFEECEEDLMGYSDYNQSSGEPLTTDQWKKTKNMVNWSPLPVTVKKRSPWVQVVGHAGNFQTGSDGRLLKKYCECEQQCFLQLMSDSLRPFVPGYYGVTQRDEQDYNLMDDLLADFDSPCIMDCKMGSRTYLEEELRKARESPQPRKDMYEKMIAVDPDAPTEEERSQQAVLKTRYMQWRETLSSTATLGFRIEGIKKSDGTCNTNFKRTKYKEEVIQALEDFVDNNMQILRSYQQRLKELRAVLEKSNFFKAHEVVGSSLLFVHDLTGKAGIWMIDFGKTVPMQPLLTLDHRSPWVEGNREDGYLWGLDNFIDILTNMLPDK is encoded by the exons ATGACTAAAACGCCCGATACCCCGGCACCCTGCGCGGGTATGGGTGATATCCACCCCAGCCATGCTGAGGAGCCAGTGGAGCATCTCTCCAGACTCGCTCGCGTTGCTGTTCCTGAGCTGGTTGTTACCTGCGAGCCGTGTGCCACTGAATGTGGACCCTGCTCGGGCTCTCCTCACCCCGACGAGGAGTCCATCTGCTCGGACAGCGGGCTCAGCGGCTCTCCCGCCTCGTCCCTGGCGCTGAGAAAACTGTCCAACTCATCCTCAACCGGCCTCTCGCCAGCGTCTTCTTTCGAGGAATGCGAAGAGGATTTAATGGGTTACAGCGACTATAATCAGTCTTCAGGTGAACCGCTGACG ACTGATCAGTGGAAGAAGACAAAGAATATGGTGAACTGGTCTCCACTTCCAGTGACGGTGAAAAAGCGCTCACCCTGGGTGCAGGTGGTCGGCCATGCAG GAAACTTTCAGACGGGGAGTGATGGAAGGCTGCTGAAGAAGTACTGCGAGTGCGAGCAGCAGTGTTTTCTGCAGCTCATGAGCGACTCGCTGCGGCCCTTCGTTCCTGGATACTATGGCGTGACTCAGCGTGACGAGCAGGATTACAACCTCATGGACGACCTCCTTGCTGACTTTGACTCTCCCTGCATCATGGACTGCAAAATGGGGAGCCG GACTTACCTTGAGGAAGAGTTGAGGAAGGCCCGCGAGAGTCCTCAGCCACGCAAAGACATGTATGAAAAAATGATAGCGGTGGACCCAGACGCCCCTACTGAGGAGGAGCGGTCCCAGCAGGCGGTTCTCAAAACCAGATACATGCAGTGGAGAGAAACCCTCAGCTCAACCGCTACGCTGGGCTTTCGCATCGAGGGCATCAAG AAATCAGATGGCACTTGTAACACTAACTTCAAGAGAACAAAGTACAAAGAAGAAGTCATCCAAGCCCTGGAAGACTTTGTGGACAACAACATGCAAATTTTG AGAAGCTACCAACAGCGCCTGAAGGAACTACGAGCTGTGCTGGAAAAATCAAATTTCTTCAAAGCACATGAG GTGGTGGGCAGCTCCTTATTATTTGTCCATGACCTGACTGGCAAGGCTGGAATCTGGATGATAGACTTTGGAAAGACTGTGCCTATGCAGCCCCTTCTAACCCTGGACCATCGCAGCCCGTGGGTGGAGGGCAACAGAGAGGACGGGTACCTCTGGGGCCTGGACAATTTTATTGACATTCTGACCAACATGCTTCCGGATAAATGA
- the ccdc61 gene encoding centrosomal protein CCDC61 has protein sequence MEVGTVVQEEMKFRGTEFAVKVELAERLLIVEISDVVTADQWRGEFDPAYIEDLTRKTGNFKQFPVFCSMLESAVNKSSESVTLDLLTYSDLELLRNRKAGVVGRPRAQPQSPALSAKRYLILIYTVEFDRIHYPLPLPYLGKPDPAELQREIRALRAELKTLGLRGDHKVSDQETRKLRAELALVREEKEALAKAVDHLQMVGAGSTPGARGLREAVRSLEEQLLKERAKSQRSANKRSQEQRLLLEQLEELRASERALRIRVKSLTTELALLRRGRATPVMSGRSGLRGDGEVHRSLSRERSLTRVGVRARSGSRERIEDRTRRSEERIRRADSSGSRNCITRPSPSPTGSRVPRFDPTAYIQDRQRRQKESEMKNQRKIRRDMLASPSLMERGRSRSREPVPQLMRAGSAGRGRSVSVESRRSRCSSEGSVAEFEELAKPLNSRGRKLAYNGPTVSRGRHTNKKPMCSTPAQRMRAADTSIDTGADLSEIDARLQALQDYMRDLDTGH, from the exons ATGGAGGTTGGCACAGTTGTGCAGGAAGAAATGAAATTTCGAGGGACTGAATTTGCTGTCAAGGTCGAGCTGGCGGAGCGGCTACTAATCGTAGAAATTTCAGATGTTGTTACAGCAGACCAGTGGAGAGGAGAGTTTGATCCTGCCT atattGAGGACCTGACCCGGAAAACTGGGAATTTTAAACAGTTTCCAGTATTCTGCAGCATGCTGGAGTCTGCTGTCAACAAG TCCAGTGAATCAGTGACCCTTGACCTCTTGACCTATTCTGACCTCGAGCTTCTGCGGAACAGAAAGGCAGGTGTCGTTGGCCGACCTCGAGCTCAGCCACAGTCTCCTGCCCTCAGTGCTAAAAGATACCTCATCCTCATCTACACTGTGGAATTTGACAG GATACACTATCCTCTTCCACTTCCATATCTGGGCAAACCTGATCCTGCAGAGCTTCAAAGAGAGATCAGAGCTCTGAGGGCCGAGCTGAAAACACTGGGACTGAGAGGAGACCACAAAGTATCAGACCAGGAAACACGCAAGCTCCGTGCAGA GTTGGCTTTGGTGAGAGAAGAGAAGGAAGCCTTGGCCAAGGCTGTGGATCATCTACAGATGGTAGGGGCTGGTTCTACTCCTGGGGCTCGTGGGCTCAGAGAGGCGGTGCGCAGCCTGGAGGAACAGCTGCTGAAGGAAAGGGCAAAAAGCCAGCGCTCTGCAAACAAGAGGAGCCAAGAACAGCGCCTCCTTCTGGAACAG TTGGAGGAACTCAGAGCATCAGAACGGGCTCTACGGATACGTGTTAAAAGTCTGACCACTGAGCTGGCCTTGTTACGACGCGG TCGAGCGACGCCAGTCATGTCTGGCCGAAGTGGTCTCAGGGGTGATGGAGAGGTTCATCGGTCTTTATCCAGAGAGCGCAGTTTGACCCGTGTTGGGGTAAGAGCACGCTCGGGGTCGAGGGAGAGAATAGAGGACAGGACTCGGAGGTCAGAGGAGAGAATTAGGAGGGCAGACTCTTCAGGGTCTCGGAACTGCATCACAAGACCTTCACCATCTCCAACAG GGTCGCGGGTGCCTCGGTTTGACCCTACGGCCTACATTCAAGACCGACAGCGACGCCAAAAAGAGTCTGAGATGAAGAA TCAGAGGAAGATTAGAAGAGACATGTTGGCTTCGCCGTCTCTGATGGAAAGAGGCCGTTCACGCTCCAGGGAGCCCGTTCCTCAGCTGATGAGAGCAGGAAGTGCTGGCAGGGGGAGGAGTGTGTCTGTGGAGAGCAGGAGGAGTCGGTGCTCTTCAGAAGGATCAGTAGCTGAGTTTGAAGAGCTTGCTAAGCCTCTAAATAGCAG agGAAGGAAACTGGCATATAATGGTCCAACTGTG TCCAGAGgaagacacacaaacaaaaaaccaaTGTGTAGCACCCCGGCCCAAAGGATGAGAGCGGCAG ACACATCTATTGATACGGGTGCTGACCTGTCAGAGATTGACGCTCGACTCCAGGCTCTGCAGGACTACATGCGGGACCTTGACACGGGACACTAA
- the lifrb gene encoding LIF receptor subunit alpha b — protein MSLRILCALLFSLIAQTEQDGHPVPIEEVKLYSEEPYCASSDCGAWVLNVTWRDKFAENNEYEKVSYDIVVLRTEQMTTVHNETIHVMPDKTSYYHWKWTSPIPLQCTSHSVKLRRHNEHDVGEWTPLYTHEGQDINAAKTTIYPRDQVFMVGSNVTFCCIVETDKVPLSKFLNRISNRTYITEPIPYKESDVPNIHCCVEGNSSGSSVFIAYPPDDQNLTCITRNLSSVECHWETGRKTHLHGDKKTSYTLNGRDCKLDNKCVIRAETKQVTKWTLIAKNPLGVKTLTDTADPTHRVWLRAPSDISHDAYARNVSLWWHWNEENYALLPMICQVNLSGRIYNETFNGVGLSSIVLKNLQPFVKYTAQVRCGSLKHFYKWGDWSKITEFSTKEDIPEAVDVWIHYSEQNTSVLWKPLTQQQSHGIITGYEITIENPKDASRKIYKELNTQLCYNITSGNEESDRIIRVSAKNSAGLSPPSTIIIPSYPDNEVDISLISSSNGSFEMSWEEYPYSTCGYVVEWFPTYKKTQCAVEWKKISECDTCAFDSWNQSGAIKEGVRYTVSVYACTDDSPKLLKRSEGYAIEKQPGKVEHLEAKNKGRNVELSWAEVPLEQQNGFIQGYKVITLLSGSETINNMVLIKEPQVNLKLDPGSYTFRVSAFTSGGEGDYAATTMKVENSNDQMITATIVGCSAATLVFIIITVLCHRKRKWLKKLLYPDIPEPKLAGKWITKGIYCTQMTEGYIKCEIQEVHGLEHPAMSESLHGLDLISSNSKVVPAQHFYKNFSESPADVSYCPVEKLTSVIENPSYNMTILDSFDVAQIFDLTLEMQDAYLPAPNFVQNNFVVKDSYKPQSASPTNA, from the exons GAACCCTATTGTGCATCATCTGATTGTGGTGCATGGGTGTTGAACGTTACATGGAGAGATAAGTTTGCTGAAAATAATGAATACGAGAAAGTCAGCTACGACATTGTGGTCCTTCGTACTGAACAGATGACGACTGTTCACAAT gAAACCATACATGTGATGCCAGACAAAACATCCTATTATCATTGGAAATGGACTTCACCTATACCGTTGCAGTGCACTTCCCATTCAGTCAAACTTAGGCGCCATAATGAGCATGACGTTGGTGAATGGACACCATTATACACACATGAAG GACAAGATATAAATGCTGCAAAAACAACTATCTATCCTCGTGATCAAGTTTTCATGGTTGGGAGTAACGTCACGTTCTGTTGCATCGTGGAAACAGATAAGGTTCCATTGTCTAAATTTCTAAATCGCATCAGCAACAGGACATACATCACAGAACCAATTCCATATAAAGAGTCTGATGTACCCAACATACATTGTTGTGTTGAGGGAAACAGTTCTGGATCTTCAGTATTTATTGCCT ATCCCCCAGATGACCAGAATCTTACATGTATAACACGGAATCTCAGCTCTGTGGAGTGTCACTGGGAAACGGGTCGAAAAACCCATCTGCATGGTGATAAAAAGACAAGTTATACACTTAATGGAAG AGATTGTAAACTTGATAATAAATGTGTCATACGTGCGGAGACAAAGCAGGTGACAAAATGGACCCTGATTGCCAAAAATCCTCTTGGTGTAAAGACTCTCACTGATACAGCTGACCCTACACACCGAG TATGGTTGAGAGCACCCAGTGATATATCCCATGATGCTTATGCAAGAAATGTCTCTCTTTGGTGGCATTGGAATGAGGAAAACTACGCTTTGTTGCCGATGATTTGTCAAGTGAACCTCAGTGGAAGGATTTACAAT GAAACCTTCAATGGAGTGGGACTTTCATCAATTGTCCTTAAAAACCTGCAGCCCTTTGTTAAATACACAGCTCAAGTAAGATGTGGGTCTCTTAAGCACTTTTACAAATGGGGCGACTGGAGTAAAATTACTGAGTTCTCCACTAAAGAGGATA TTCCAGAAGCAGTAGATGTTTGGATTCATTATTCTGAACAAAATACATCTGTCCTGTGGAAG cCTCTAACTCAACAACAAAGCCATGGGATAATTACAGGATATGAAATTACCATTGAAAACCCCAAAGATGCGAGCAGAAAAATTTACAAAGAACTAAATACACAGCTGTGCTACAACATCACATCTGGGAATGAAGAAAGTGATCGAATCATCAGAGTCTCAGCAAAAAACTCTGCTGGTCTTTCTCCTCCTTCTACCATCATCATCCCGAGTTATCCTG ACAATGAAGTCGATATAAGCCTTATCAGTAGCAGTAATGGTAGCTTTGAAATGTCTTGGGAAGAATACCCCTATTCTACTTGTGGCTATGTTGTTGAATGGTTTCCAACATACAAAAAGACGCAATGTGCTGTAGAATGGAAGAAGATCTCAGAATGTGACACTTGTGCCTTTGACAGCTGGAATCAATCTG GTGCTATTAAGGAAGGAGTGAGATACACTGTCTCTGTCTATGCCTGCACAGATGATTCACCAAAGCTTCTCAAGAGGAGTGAAGGTTATGCTATAGAGAAAC AACCGGGGAAAGTTGAGCATCTGGAAGCTAAAAATAAAGGAAGAAATGTTGAGCTTTCTTGGGCCGAAGTTCCCTTAGAACAGCAAAACGGGTTCATACAAGGCTACAAGGTCATAACATTGCTTTCTGGTTCTGAAACGATTAATAACATGGTGTTGATAAAGG agcCTCAAGTTAATTTGAAATTAGATCCAGGCTCCTATACCTTCCGTGTTAGTGCCTTTACATCTGGAGGGGAAGGTGACTATGCTGCAACCACAATGAAAGTAGAAAACAGCA ATGACCAGATGATTACAGCCACTATTGTGGGCTGCAGTGCAGCAACTCTCGTCTTCATTATCATCACAGTCCTTTGCCACAGGAAACGGAAATG gttAAAGAAACTGTTGTATCCAGATATTCCTGAACCAAAACTTGCAGGGAAATGGATCACAAAG GGTATTTATTGTACCCAGATGACCGAGGGGTACATTAAGTGTGAGATCCAAGAGGTCCACGGTTTAGAGCATCCTGCAATGTCAGAAAGTCTACATGGCCTTGACCTCATCAGCTCTAACTCCAAAGTGGTTCCTGCACAACATTTCTACAAGAACTTTTCTGAGTCTCCTGCTGATGTCTCGTACTGTCCTGTTGAGAAGCTTACCTCAGTTATTGAAAACCCTTCTTATAATATGACCATACTAGATTCATTTGATGTTGCTCAGATATTCGATCTTACACTGGAAATGCAGGATGCTTACCTCCCAGCCCCTAACTTTGTTCAGAATAATTTTGTTGTCAAAGACTCCTACAAGCCCCAGTCAGCATCTCCTACAAACGCATAG